From Salmo salar chromosome ssa04, Ssal_v3.1, whole genome shotgun sequence, one genomic window encodes:
- the ubash3ba gene encoding ubiquitin-associated and SH3 domain-containing protein B isoform X2, translating to MMAAKEELYTKVTPRRQRQNRTGTVKHGSSLDVLLSMGFPKTRALKALVSTGGRNVQAACDWLFSHVDDPFLDDPLPREYVLYLRPSGPLLHQLSTFWQQSRVTCGKNKAHNIFPHITLCQFFMCADGKVEALSEALQATVGSWRGRFPNPLPLELYTSSNFIGLFVEEQVAEVLKDFAADFATEAATKADVHVEPHKKQLHVTLAYHFQANHLAALEKLAKGVDVSLGCDWLAVLFSRDIRFANHETLRVMYPYVPQNEDELELAPGDFIFMTPVEQGSASEGWVYGTSLGTGLPGLLPENYVRRADECDTWVFHGSHSFSNPASPSNAGGAVGGLLFDGQLDGRFLDDPGDPSSLTVLCPPVQMLSPTTQSCLPKRSLFVCRHGERMDVVFGKHWITQCFDAKGRYVRSNLNMPSSLPTRSGGFRDYDKDCPITVFGSTQARLVGEALLESHAVIDFVYCSPSLRCVQTAHNILRGLQQEGKTKIRIEPGLFEWTKWVSGTSLPAWIPPTDMAAASLSVDTTYRPHIPISKLGVSESYDTYISRSLQVTREILTECKNLGNTVLIVAHASSLEACTRQMQGLSPQNAKDFVQVVRKIPYLGFCAAEEMGETGVWQLVDPPILPLTHGPNHSFNWRETLQQD from the exons GTTGTTCTCTCATGTGGACGACCCATTTCTGGACGACCCTCTCCCCAGGGAGTATGTGTTATACCTGCGCCCCAGCGGCCCCCTGCTCCACCAGCTCAGCACTTTCTGGCAGCAGTCACGGGTCACCTGCGGCAAGAACAAGGCCCACAACATCTTCCCTCACATCACCCTCTGCCAGTTCTTCATG tgtgcGGACGGTAAGGTGGAGGCACTGAGTGAGGCCCTACAGGCTACAGTGGGGTCATGGAGGGGTCGTTTCCCTAACCCTCTCCCCCTTGAGCTCTACACCTCCTCCAACTTCATAGGCCTCTTTGTGGAGGAGCAGGTGGCAGAAGTGCTCAAGGACTTTGCCGCTGACTTCGCTACGGAGGCGGCTACTAAAGCAG ATGTGCACGTGGAGCCCCATAAGAAGCAGCTCCATGTGACCCTGGCCTACCACTTCCAGGCCAATCACCTGGCTGCCTTGGAGAAGCTGGCCAAGGGAGTGGACGTGTCGCTGGGCTGTGATTGGCTGGCCGTGCTCTTCTCCCGGGACATCCGATTCGCCAACCACGAG acACTGCGTGTGATGTACCCATACGTGCCCCAGAACGAGGACGAGCTGGAGCTCGCGCCTGGCGACTTTATTTTCATGACCCCCGTGGAGCAGGGTAGTGCCAGCGAGGGCTGGGTCTATGGCACCTCTCTGGGCACTGGGCTACCTGGACTGCTGCCTGAGAACTATGTCAGGCGGGCAGATGAGTGTGACACCTGGGTCTTCCATGG ATCTCACTCTTTCAGCAACCCAGCCTCCCCGTCCAACGCTGGGGGTGCAGTGGGTGGCCTGTTATTTGATGGACAGCTGGACGGACGTTTTCTTGACGACCCTGGAGATCCATCCAGCCTCACGGTCCTCTGTCCACCTGTCCAG ATGCTGAGTCCCACCACTCAGTCATGTCTTCCCAAGAGGAGTCTGTTTGTGTGTCGCCATGGTGAGAGGATGGATGTAgtgtttgggaaacactggatCACTCAGTGCTTTGATGCTAAAG GCCGATATGTTCGCTCCAACCTCAACATGCCGTCTAGTTTGCCAACGAGAAGTGGAGGCTTCCGAGACTACGACAAAGACTGTCCAATCACAGTTTTCGGCTCCACTCAGGCCCGCCTTGTGGGTGAAGCCCTGTTGGAGAGCCACGCGGTGATAGATTTTGTGTACTGTTCTCCCTCGCTGCGCTGTGTCCAGACTGCCCACAACATCCTCAGAG GCCTGCAGCAGGAGGGGAAGACTAAGATCCGTATAGAGCCCGGTCTGTTTGAGTGGACCAAGTGGGTGTCTGgcacctctctccctgcctggatCCCTCCCACTGACATGGCTGCTGCTAGCCTGAGTGTGGACACAACCTACAG acCTCATATTCCCATCAGCAAGCTTGGCGTGTCAGAGTCCTATGACACCTACATCAGCCGGAGCCTCCAGGTCACCAGGGAGATTCTGACAGAGTGCAAAAACCTGG GAAACACTGTGCTGATCGTGGCCCATGCTTCCTCCCTGGAGGCATGTACTCGCCAGATGCAGGGCCTCAGCCCACAAAACGCCAAGGACTTTGTACAAGTGGTCAGGAAG ATTCCTTACCTAGGTTTCTGTGCGGctgaggagatgggggagacaggggtgTGGCAGCTGGTGGACCCGCCCATCCTTCCATTAACGCACGGGCCCAATCACAGCTTCAATTGGAGGGAGACGCTACAGCAGGACTGA
- the ubash3ba gene encoding ubiquitin-associated and SH3 domain-containing protein B isoform X1, translating to MMAAKEELYTKVTPRRQRQNRTGTVKHGSSLDVLLSMGFPKTRALKALVSTGGRNVQAACDWLFSHVDDPFLDDPLPREYVLYLRPSGPLLHQLSTFWQQSRVTCGKNKAHNIFPHITLCQFFMCADGKVEALSEALQATVGSWRGRFPNPLPLELYTSSNFIGLFVEEQVAEVLKDFAADFATEAATKADVHVEPHKKQLHVTLAYHFQANHLAALEKLAKGVDVSLGCDWLAVLFSRDIRFANHETLRVMYPYVPQNEDELELAPGDFIFMTPVEQGSASEGWVYGTSLGTGLPGLLPENYVRRADECDTWVFHGSHSFSNPASPSNAGGAVGGLLFDGQLDGRFLDDPGDPSSLTVLCPPVQVMLSPTTQSCLPKRSLFVCRHGERMDVVFGKHWITQCFDAKGRYVRSNLNMPSSLPTRSGGFRDYDKDCPITVFGSTQARLVGEALLESHAVIDFVYCSPSLRCVQTAHNILRGLQQEGKTKIRIEPGLFEWTKWVSGTSLPAWIPPTDMAAASLSVDTTYRPHIPISKLGVSESYDTYISRSLQVTREILTECKNLGNTVLIVAHASSLEACTRQMQGLSPQNAKDFVQVVRKIPYLGFCAAEEMGETGVWQLVDPPILPLTHGPNHSFNWRETLQQD from the exons GTTGTTCTCTCATGTGGACGACCCATTTCTGGACGACCCTCTCCCCAGGGAGTATGTGTTATACCTGCGCCCCAGCGGCCCCCTGCTCCACCAGCTCAGCACTTTCTGGCAGCAGTCACGGGTCACCTGCGGCAAGAACAAGGCCCACAACATCTTCCCTCACATCACCCTCTGCCAGTTCTTCATG tgtgcGGACGGTAAGGTGGAGGCACTGAGTGAGGCCCTACAGGCTACAGTGGGGTCATGGAGGGGTCGTTTCCCTAACCCTCTCCCCCTTGAGCTCTACACCTCCTCCAACTTCATAGGCCTCTTTGTGGAGGAGCAGGTGGCAGAAGTGCTCAAGGACTTTGCCGCTGACTTCGCTACGGAGGCGGCTACTAAAGCAG ATGTGCACGTGGAGCCCCATAAGAAGCAGCTCCATGTGACCCTGGCCTACCACTTCCAGGCCAATCACCTGGCTGCCTTGGAGAAGCTGGCCAAGGGAGTGGACGTGTCGCTGGGCTGTGATTGGCTGGCCGTGCTCTTCTCCCGGGACATCCGATTCGCCAACCACGAG acACTGCGTGTGATGTACCCATACGTGCCCCAGAACGAGGACGAGCTGGAGCTCGCGCCTGGCGACTTTATTTTCATGACCCCCGTGGAGCAGGGTAGTGCCAGCGAGGGCTGGGTCTATGGCACCTCTCTGGGCACTGGGCTACCTGGACTGCTGCCTGAGAACTATGTCAGGCGGGCAGATGAGTGTGACACCTGGGTCTTCCATGG ATCTCACTCTTTCAGCAACCCAGCCTCCCCGTCCAACGCTGGGGGTGCAGTGGGTGGCCTGTTATTTGATGGACAGCTGGACGGACGTTTTCTTGACGACCCTGGAGATCCATCCAGCCTCACGGTCCTCTGTCCACCTGTCCAGGTA ATGCTGAGTCCCACCACTCAGTCATGTCTTCCCAAGAGGAGTCTGTTTGTGTGTCGCCATGGTGAGAGGATGGATGTAgtgtttgggaaacactggatCACTCAGTGCTTTGATGCTAAAG GCCGATATGTTCGCTCCAACCTCAACATGCCGTCTAGTTTGCCAACGAGAAGTGGAGGCTTCCGAGACTACGACAAAGACTGTCCAATCACAGTTTTCGGCTCCACTCAGGCCCGCCTTGTGGGTGAAGCCCTGTTGGAGAGCCACGCGGTGATAGATTTTGTGTACTGTTCTCCCTCGCTGCGCTGTGTCCAGACTGCCCACAACATCCTCAGAG GCCTGCAGCAGGAGGGGAAGACTAAGATCCGTATAGAGCCCGGTCTGTTTGAGTGGACCAAGTGGGTGTCTGgcacctctctccctgcctggatCCCTCCCACTGACATGGCTGCTGCTAGCCTGAGTGTGGACACAACCTACAG acCTCATATTCCCATCAGCAAGCTTGGCGTGTCAGAGTCCTATGACACCTACATCAGCCGGAGCCTCCAGGTCACCAGGGAGATTCTGACAGAGTGCAAAAACCTGG GAAACACTGTGCTGATCGTGGCCCATGCTTCCTCCCTGGAGGCATGTACTCGCCAGATGCAGGGCCTCAGCCCACAAAACGCCAAGGACTTTGTACAAGTGGTCAGGAAG ATTCCTTACCTAGGTTTCTGTGCGGctgaggagatgggggagacaggggtgTGGCAGCTGGTGGACCCGCCCATCCTTCCATTAACGCACGGGCCCAATCACAGCTTCAATTGGAGGGAGACGCTACAGCAGGACTGA